GTGCACTGGAACCGGAAGAGCCAGGACCAGGACGGCTACCCGTATCAGCGCGTGGAGCGGGAGACCCAGGAACGGGCGATGGCCTATCTGGACGAGCAGGTCTTTCGGACGCCGTCGTGGCTGATCGATCCCGACATCCTGGACCGCGTGCAGGGGTCCGGGGCGCCCGACCTGCTGGGGGGCTGGCAGGCCTCCGCCCTCAACCGCCTGCTGGACGTGAACCGCATGAAGCGCCTGATCGAGCAGGAGGCGTTCGACGGCGCGGCGGCCTACGGGCTCAACGAGATGCTCGACGACCTGCGCGGCGCGCTCTGGCGCGAGACGGCGAGCGGCGAGGCCACGGACACCTACAGGCGCAACCTGCAGCGGGTCCATCTGGAGCGCTTCTCCGAGCTGATGGAGGACGAGGACGCCCTCGCCACCGACATCGTGCCGGCGGTGCGCGGGCAGCTTGCGACGCTGGCCGGGGAGGTGCGCTCAGGTGCCGGGCGCACGGGCGACCGGGCGACCCGGCTCCACTACGAGGACGTGCTGGTGCGCATCGAGGCCATGCTGGATCCGGCGAACGGGAGTTGACGCGTGGAGCGGGGGCCGCGGCGCCCTTCCGGCCGCGGGCGTTCCGGCCCCCGTGGTGGCTGAAAAACCCGCACGCCCAGACGCTCGCGGGGTCATTCTTCCGTCCCGCCGGCTGGCATCCGCTCGAGCGTTGCCGGCTGGATACCCCGGACGGCGACTTCCTCGACCTCGACTTCACCCCCGATCCGGGCCCGGACGCCCCCATCGCGCTCGTGCTCCACGGTCTGGAGGGCTACATCCGGCGTCGCTACGCTGCAGGGGTGCTGAGCCGCCTGTTCGACTGCGGCGTGCGGGGCGTCGGGCTGAACTTCCGCGGCTGCGGGGGAGAAGTGAACCGGACCGCCCGCTTCTATCACGCCGGGGAAACGGGCGACCTGTCCTTCGTCGCGGAGCACCTCCGGCGCCGCCATCCCGGCCGGCCCATCGGCGCGATCGGCTTCAGCCTGGGAGGAAACGTCCTCCTCAAGTACCTGGGCGAGAGGGGAGCGGAAAGCCCGATCGGCGCCGCCGCGACCATCTGCGTCCCCTTCGATCTGGCGGCATCCTGCGACCGGATCAGCCGCGGCTTCATGGGCGGCTTCTACACCAGCTACTTCCTGCGTTCACTGCGAAGGAAGGTGCGCGCCAAGCAGGCGCTGCTCGACGGCACCATCGACACCGCGCCGGCGCTCCACGCCCGCACCCTGCGCGAGTTCGACGATGCGCTCACGGCGCCGCTGCACGGCTTCGCCGACGCCGCCGACTACTACGCCAGGGCGGACGCGCGCCCGTTCCTCGCGCGCATCCGGGTGCCGGCGCTGCTCATCCAGAGCCGCGACGATCCCATTGCGAGCCCCGACGCCATCCCCTGCGAGCAGGTGGCGTCCAACCCTCATCTTGTGGCTGCGTTCGCCCCCGGCGGCGGCCACGTCGGCTTCGTCCAGGGCGAGACGCCATGGCGCGCGTCGATCCACGCCGACGGCGAGGCCGTTCGCTTCCTGGTGCACCATCTGAGCCCGAAAAGCTGACCACGTCTGCCCCAACCACCTCGGTGTTTTTCGCCCGCAAGCGATCACGTCCCTTGACGAGTTGCGGTTGTCCTTGTAGCGTTTGCGCGCTTGCTCCGCCGGGCACTCACGATCCGGCGCCCCGATCCGCAGCTTCAGAATCATCTGCCGTACGCATCATCCGCCGTAACCAATCGCCGCACAGGCCTTTCGCATTAGTCTCACCACCGTCGGGATCGCGCCGCTTGCGGCAATTTCTCGCCCTCTGCCGGTCCCGCGTCATCAGGAGGAAGAAGTAGAATGAGAACGACTGGAACCGTGAAATGGTTCAACGACGCCAAGGGGTATGGATTCCTGGACCCCGAAGGGGGGAACCAGGATTGCTTCGTCCATTACTCGGCCATCTCGGGAGACGGCTTCCGCTCCCTGGCCGAGGGCGAGCGCGTCGAGTTCGACATCGTAGACGGCCCCAAGGGCCCCGCTGCGGAGAACGTGGTCCGGCTGGAGTCCTGACCTCAGCCGCGGCTCAGACCCGGAAGAAGGCTCGGCCCTGCCAGCTTTGGCGGGCCGGGCCTTCCCATTTCCCGCCCCTGAACTCCTCCAGCCGCGTGATGGTGTTGTTGAACACGGGCGTGTCCAGCGTCACCTCCCCGGCATCCGCCAGCTTCCTGAACCCTCCCCGGCTCACCCGCTCGACGCCGCGGGACGAGCGGTAGTAAACAGGCGTGTTGTCGACCAGCCGGGACCCTATCTCGGCTTCCAGTTCCTTGAGCATGTGCACGAGGGCGTCGATCGAGCAGCCCGAAGGAGGCGTCACGCTCTCGTCCACCGCAACCGCCAGGAACCGGTCGTAGAGCCAGGCCCGTCCCGCCGCCAGAGGGGCTCCATGGGCCTTCCAGCGGGACAGGAAGCCGTCCACGCGCTCGAACAGCGCGGCGCACTCCCGCTGAGACAGGGGTCGCTCGCTCGCGAACACCCAAAGCCGCGCCTGATCGGGCAGGCGCTCGAAGACGGAATCGGTCTGCTGTGTCCTGGTCACCTATTCCTCACGTGCGAGGGAATCGCCCGCACCCTTCCCGAGCAGGACCGCCATCCAGCGGAGATCGGGGGTGTTTTCGAGCAGGATCTTGAGAATCATGGTCAGCGGAATCGACAGGAACATCCCCAGTGGGCCCCAGACCCATCCCCAGAAGATGAGGGAGAGAACGACGACGAGGGTTGAAAGGCCGAGCCGGCGTCCCATCAGGTTGGGTTCGATGATGTTTCCGAAGACGGTGTTGATGCCCAGGTAGACGACGCCCACGCCCAGCGCCGAGCCCAGGCCGAACTGGATGAGCGCCAACAGTACGGCGGGCACGGAGGCGATGACCGACCCGATGGTGGGGATGTAGTTGAGGACGAAGCCGATGAGCCCGAGCAACACCGGGAAATCGAGGCCGATGGCCGCTGCGAAGAGACCGATGGTGATCCCCGTGGCCAGGGAAACCAGGGTCTTGATGGTCAGGTAGGTCTGGACTTCGCGAACGATCTTGGTCAGCCTGATCGAGTCGTCCCCGACATCGCCCAGCGCCATGCGCAGCTTGCGCGGGAAGACCGCCGCCTCGGCCAGAATGAAGACCATGATCAGCAGGACCAGGAAGGTGTCGGTCACCAGGGCCAGGACCCGCTGGATGGTGCCGGTGGCGAAGTCGAGCGCTGCTTCGAACGAGAACAGGTCGGTCAACGCCGCGAAGACGTTGCCCACGAGGGGAAGCTCGACCTCGGCCAGCCTCGCCTCCCATACTTCCCAGAGCAGAAGCAGACGAATCTCGTATGCGGGATAGCGGGCCTGGAATTCGGCGAACGCCTGACTCGCCAGCAGGAGCAGGCCTCCCACGACGGCGGCCACCAGCAGCACGGAGATCAGGATTGCGAGCGGGGAGGGCACGCCATACCGGCGCAGCCACATCATCACCGGAAGGGTGAGGAACGCGAGGACCAGTGCGAGGAAGAAGAGCGAGAGAATGCTGGCCGCCAGCTTCAGGCCGGCGACGACGACCACGACCGATGCGAGGACCCCCAGCACGCGCGCGCCGCGCTTGTCTTCCTGTCGTTCCAGCATTCGCGATCTACCGGTGAGCGAGACCGGAGCATCCGGGCGCTACGCCCTCCCCGAGTCCGACGAGGTGCTCCTGCGTGAATGTAGGGTCGACACGCTGCGCGCCGGAGGCAAGGGCGGGCAGCATCAGAACGTGACCGACAGCGCCGTCCGCCTCACACATCTCCCCACCGGCATCGTGGTAACGGCCCGGGAGCGCCGCAGCCAGCACCGCAATCGGCAGGTCGCGCTGGTCAGGCTTCGCCGGCGCCTCGAGGAACATCTGGCGCGGAAGCCGAAGCGAATTCCCACGCGCGTGCCCGAGGCCCAGAAGCGCAAGCGGCTGGAGGCGAAGCGCAGGCGCGGTAAGGTGAAGCGGTTGCGGCGGAGGCCGGAGGAGGAAGGCTAGGGCATCCTTTCGATCCTCCAGACGTCGACATGGTCCAGGTCGAGGCTGTCCTGGCGGATCGTTATGAGATGATCGGCGCTGAAGGCGGGAGCGGCGCGTTCCTTGCGCGCGGGGGCGGGAACGGTGCCGAGCAGTCGCCCTTCGGGATCGAAGAACTCCCAGCGGTTGCCGGCCGTTCGGATCACCTCCACCCAGAGCTTGCCGTCGGGGGCGATGAAGAAGCCCTGGATGAAGGACTTCGCCTCCGGCCGGCTCGGTCGTCGGGGATCGCACTCCGCATCCGGCCGCTCGGCAAGGAGTTCCTCGAAGTCCCGATTCCCGGCCGCCCATTCTTCATCCGAGATGGGCTCGGGCGGAAGAGGGCGTTCGATCACGCGCAGGGTATCGCCGTTGCGTCCCGTGACCGCAATTCGATAGGCGTCCGTCATCGCCGAATACATCACGGCGCCGGGGCCGGGGTGTTGAGCCAGCCCCGGACCGAACGGGACGGAGAAAGAGGTGATCATTCCACCGTACCGGCAAAGGATGAAGCCAGCCGGACCCGGCGGGGGCTGGAGCCACGACAGCGTGTCGCCCGTCTCCCCGCGGACGTCGTGGCCGACGAGCAGAGACTCGACTCCGGTCGCATCCCTGAGAAGTCCGAGTCGATAGAACTCGTCCGGGCCGACGGGCATGAGCCGAATGCCGGCGGGGTCGCCGCTGAAGCTCCCCTCGACCCGCTGTTGTCCGAGCCACTCGCCGTCGGCGGAGAACGCTCCGATGCGACCCAGACTGGAATCCAGGGTCAGGAGACGGTCGCCCATCCATGCAACCGAATACAGACTTCGAAACTCGCCCGGGCCATCACCGTTCCGGCCGAAGGTGCGTCGATGGACCCCGTCCAGGCCGAAGACCCGGACTTCGTCGTTGAAGCCGTCGGCAACGAACACGGCCTCATCCGGCCCGAGAGCGGCGCTGTTGACCCGGCCGAACTCCTCCGGAGCGCCCGTTTCCGACAGGGACTTCGGGCCGATGGACACGACCGGGGTGAGCTGCCATTCGGGCGCGGTCCCCGTGTTGGTCACGCGCACGATGCCACCGACGGTGTCGGTCGTGATCGTGAGGTCGGTGGCGCGCGGGGCTTCCGAGACGCAGGCCGCGGCGACCACCGCGAGGAGCGCCAGTACGTGACAGGCGAACGGGAGCCTGCCGGGCGAGTCGGGGTTCATGGTGTCCTCCCCAGGGGACAGCTCGGGTGAGAGTGAAGCTGTTCACTCGGAATCCTCTCATGGTCCGAATATTGCTCAACCGATGTCTGTCCGGCCAGCATGCCGTCCGGGCCCTCGAATGCCCTTCTTCAACCTCCACCGGCGGGATCCTCATGCAACGGTTTTCCACACTTCTGGGTCCTGCGCTCCTGACCGCCGTCCTGCTCGCGCCGGGAGCGCCTGTTCGCGCGCAGACCACGTTGTCCCTCACGGGCGGGGTGAACCGGACCTCCCTGAGCACCGACGCGGACGGAGCATCTTCGGTTTTCGAGTCTCTTACGAGGATGTCGATCGGTCTCGCGGCCACCCTTCCGGTCTCGGACCACTTCGGGCTCCAGCTTGGGGGCCGCTACGTCCAGAAGGGAGGACGCCTGGACGTGCTCGGGGTATTGGGGATGATGGGTGACATGTTCGGCGGATTCGAGGAAATGCCGCCGGGCGCGAGCTTCGACGCGGACTACGAGATGGACTATGTCGAGCTCTCGGCCCTGGCCAGAGTCGAATTCCCGCTGTCGGGCGACCGCGTGTCCGGACACCTGCTCGCGGGACCGGCGCTGGGCCTGCAGTCATCATGCGAGGGAGTCGCCCGCCTCAGCGGTCTGGACGAGCCGGCCGCATTCAACGTCCGCACCGATTGCGATGAAGGCGAGCTCAATTTCCAGAAGATCGATTTCGGCCTCGCCGCGGGCGCCGGAATCGACATCGGGTTGACCGATTCAATCGACGCCAGTCTGGGCTTGCTCTATACTCTGGGGCTTTCCAACGTCTCGTGGGACGCTGGCGGATCGTTGAAACACCGGGCGCTCACGGTGCAGGCGGGTCTGGTGCTGCCGATCGGCTAGAGACGGGAACGGTGGGAGCACCCGGGCTCCCGCACCGACAGACTCGACGGAGAACAGACAGAGCATGGTGAATCCAACCCGAAAACCCCACTCGGACGAGTACGCCGACTTCTACGCGAGCTACGTCGCGGCCGTCGAGGCACCGCTTCTCGAGCGGCTGGAGAGCGAGGGCGCTGAGTGGCGCGATCTTCTGGCGGCAGTGCCTCCCGACCACGAGGGATATCGCTACGCCCCGGGAAAGTGGTCCATCCGCGAGGTGGTGGGACACGTCATCGATGCCGAACGGATGTTCAGCGTGCGCGCAATGGCCTTCGCGCGCGGCGACGCGTCACACTATCCGTCGTTCGACGAGAACTCCTACGCGGCCGAGTCCGGGGCCGACCAGCGCACCCTTGCCGACCTCTCCGAGGAGTTGTCGGCGGTCCGGACGGCCACCCTCCTGCTGCTGCGCAGCTTTCCGGAGGACGCGTGGAACCGGCGCGGCGTCGCCAGCGGCTACGAGTTCACCGTCAGGAGCCTGGCCTGGATTATCGCCGGGCACTCGCGTCATCACCGGCAGGTGCTGATGGAGCGCTATCTGGCGTAGTCCGGGGCTATCCGACCTCCCGCGCCTCCCGCGTCAGCGTCTCCAGCATCTCCATGTAGAACGCGCGCTGCGCCTGCTGGTCCTGGGTGAGCGGGGCGACCACGCCTTCCACCGCCCCGGTAAGGCGGGCGAACCGGCTGGCCAGCTCCCCGAATTCGCGGCCCAGGTCGCGCAGCTTGGCGGCGCGCGGGCCGATGTCGTCCGCAGCGATCCCTTCCAGCGCCTCCTCGATGCGCGATCCTTCGGAGGCGACCCGGGCTCTCGCCTCGGCCAGCTCCAGCAAAGTGGCTGTCCACGCTGCCCTTACGTCGGCGGGCGCATCGATTCGCGGATCCTCACGCACCAGGAAACGTTGCGCGGACTCCACCCCCGTAGCCTGCAGGTGCGCGGTGTAGGTGCCGGGGATGACCAGCGGGCCCCGTCCGGCTTCCACCTGATGGCGCATGTCCCACACCACCCGGTTCATTCCCTGCCCCGTGGTCCCGTCCACCGTCGCGACGAGGGCGCCGCCTTCGTCCTCGATGGCAATGCTAACCGTCCCGTCCGCGGTCGCGTCGCCGAGCCAGTAGTCGAGGATGGCGCCGTTGGGCGGATTCTCGCCCTGGTAGTGGATGTCGCCGGCGTGAGCGGCTCCGCCCGCGCGCCGGATCTGGGTGGCGGGCTCGATGGTGAACAGGTGGGCGGCGCCGGCCATGACCTCCGGCGTCAGCTCCTGCAGCGCGTTGATCTGGTCGAGGATCCAGATTCCGCGCCCGTGGGTCCCGAGCACGAGGTCGTTGTCGCGCGCATGGATCACGAGGTCGTTGAACGGGAGCGTAGGCATCCCGCCCCGCAGTTCGGTCCAGTGTTCCCCGCCGTCCATCGTGTAGAAGAGCCCGATCTCGGCCCCCAGGAAGAGCACCGAGGGATTGCGCGGGTCCTCGCGCACCGTGCGCAGCACGCGCTCGGCCGGCAGGTCGCCGGTGATCGAGACCCAGGTGTCGCCGTAGTCGTCGGAGCGGTACAGGTAGTTGGCGTAGTCGTCGTTGCGGTAGTTGTTCCAGACCGCGTAGACGCGCGCCTCGTCGTGCCGGGAGGGCTCGATGCCGTTCACCCACGCCCCCGGAGGAAGGCCGGGAAAGTCGGGGAATACGGAGGGCTCGTCCGAATCGGACACGTCGCGGGCGGCCACATCGGTCCAGCGCTCGCCCCCGTCGCGCGAGACGTGGAGGCGGCCATCGGCGGTGCCGGCGTATATGAGGTCCTGCCTGAGCGGGCTCTCGGCGACGGCCGAGATGGTGGGATAGTAGGGGACGCCGTCGTCCAGGGATGGCGTGAGGTCGTCCGGCATCTGCCCCATGACCGGCAGGGTGCGCCGGTCCACGCCGGTGGT
The genomic region above belongs to Gammaproteobacteria bacterium and contains:
- a CDS encoding alpha/beta fold hydrolase; this translates as MTRGAGAAAPFRPRAFRPPWWLKNPHAQTLAGSFFRPAGWHPLERCRLDTPDGDFLDLDFTPDPGPDAPIALVLHGLEGYIRRRYAAGVLSRLFDCGVRGVGLNFRGCGGEVNRTARFYHAGETGDLSFVAEHLRRRHPGRPIGAIGFSLGGNVLLKYLGERGAESPIGAAATICVPFDLAASCDRISRGFMGGFYTSYFLRSLRRKVRAKQALLDGTIDTAPALHARTLREFDDALTAPLHGFADAADYYARADARPFLARIRVPALLIQSRDDPIASPDAIPCEQVASNPHLVAAFAPGGGHVGFVQGETPWRASIHADGEAVRFLVHHLSPKS
- a CDS encoding cold shock domain-containing protein, with amino-acid sequence MRTTGTVKWFNDAKGYGFLDPEGGNQDCFVHYSAISGDGFRSLAEGERVEFDIVDGPKGPAAENVVRLES
- a CDS encoding AI-2E family transporter, producing the protein MLERQEDKRGARVLGVLASVVVVVAGLKLAASILSLFFLALVLAFLTLPVMMWLRRYGVPSPLAILISVLLVAAVVGGLLLLASQAFAEFQARYPAYEIRLLLLWEVWEARLAEVELPLVGNVFAALTDLFSFEAALDFATGTIQRVLALVTDTFLVLLIMVFILAEAAVFPRKLRMALGDVGDDSIRLTKIVREVQTYLTIKTLVSLATGITIGLFAAAIGLDFPVLLGLIGFVLNYIPTIGSVIASVPAVLLALIQFGLGSALGVGVVYLGINTVFGNIIEPNLMGRRLGLSTLVVVLSLIFWGWVWGPLGMFLSIPLTMILKILLENTPDLRWMAVLLGKGAGDSLAREE
- a CDS encoding porin family protein; the encoded protein is MQRFSTLLGPALLTAVLLAPGAPVRAQTTLSLTGGVNRTSLSTDADGASSVFESLTRMSIGLAATLPVSDHFGLQLGGRYVQKGGRLDVLGVLGMMGDMFGGFEEMPPGASFDADYEMDYVELSALARVEFPLSGDRVSGHLLAGPALGLQSSCEGVARLSGLDEPAAFNVRTDCDEGELNFQKIDFGLAAGAGIDIGLTDSIDASLGLLYTLGLSNVSWDAGGSLKHRALTVQAGLVLPIG
- a CDS encoding DinB family protein yields the protein MVNPTRKPHSDEYADFYASYVAAVEAPLLERLESEGAEWRDLLAAVPPDHEGYRYAPGKWSIREVVGHVIDAERMFSVRAMAFARGDASHYPSFDENSYAAESGADQRTLADLSEELSAVRTATLLLLRSFPEDAWNRRGVASGYEFTVRSLAWIIAGHSRHHRQVLMERYLA